Proteins from one Drosophila gunungcola strain Sukarami chromosome 2R unlocalized genomic scaffold, Dgunungcola_SK_2 000012F, whole genome shotgun sequence genomic window:
- the LOC128255901 gene encoding DNA polymerase zeta catalytic subunit isoform X1, which translates to MAAAAEGIDGVYSVRLVIADFYMEKPQFGLDPCYSELRGKEIKRVPVIRVFGGNSRGQKTCMHVHGVFPYFYIPFDRRDFESLERGILQIAMHLNKAINISLGQASSNAQHVFKIQLVKGIPFYGYHRAEHQFLKIYMFNPRFVRRAANLLQSGAILSKNFSPHESHVPYILQFMIDYNLYGMSNLHVPLEVLKFRRSHEDEVIPYANVKPAQLLDTVSVRKVACSALEVDVSSNFILNRFQLVAKSKGSHTNPGIEAIWNDESLRRQKLVEKHTAAGDEEMVQAVPVLKLPPTQERPQIEIAESDVFYRTALESKLMTLEQSTLSDQTLSDQTALANATMQTTLPGSKEQRRTFNLQKLLANAVYPEECSQDQQQLLVNASFIQNHVTCSNSNNVSLPVPNDVSEFMDETMVDEELILSLTQPHGTVPHDATLREEDLELLDALQLLEEQNESESHVDLDSSLAPLSQNHKMYELSPELLDKETAAAAAAGSHAIPDEDCDSDEDAEQGTRHDFSTALDDINELLLKLTQSQPEPVESKNQDPSTQLPQIDGADDGLQRTPKKKTSSKLNSSPPKTPTTPRGQASLLKSPRTPKTSAAKKYAPLPLTIGSSSAKKNNEETTGKVFNPRLSLQLDQGPQVRTPKSPGPELSLRRKLAMTELRRKSVEESNSFVRLKNDCTPLRSTRRSKRNLDKTHVTCSLTPRDRNPSFSDMFETADGERIPEESIRDQTEDSPGIKERREPKVSKKKPRSSEGNSLDGEKPRRSLRHQKNLINPDEYFTEIEKTQPGANTARRTQIHKKPRLGSNLEDVNVICTKSFEQNNGTHKINPVEKSLDNLNTRDAVKSPKQKHEIVTQQSKEVVEKNSDEINNLKSIECSVSKSETYGNSHEEEVQNELFQQKPDALHSEDPANPIETRQLASSDDEAIESDTESDTRVTKLRKTPNLRRLRRSFRSELLSQQVTPSSGRAQPDSHTTPEISPKSNENHTPELMRSFYEHSLIVNSPSVFSDILGSPSPMVSSMSNSFVISPLELPPSYDEVVRGCGKLDIPEYEFQKPFYSKPADVSKVTEVGFLVLHIPGNKLNDCEPFQSVLGNDRGLASWRRQQLIAIGGPAMLQRHRGEQRMREYFGSGQKVAIEPVQLAPTRQEAKVWLKAKELLRQREEPAMPADDIDSPIKIKRQKITMMLQAEAGDAASGDEDAGEDFNCSLSLTPLSQAKGKAKDTPISGKAKGVSRNRLQRGTKLNFKECQEEEIPASSQSSEQSVSSSAAQAALERSSFLRQLEGSSQELLQHDLSFGLSHATLDNTFGFKVNLENLQQAKADIDCNHLTIFTLEVFVSTRGELQPDPMHDEIRCLFYAIEHSLQDEGLPSKACGYIMVNSAQDLLSEGRIHGLDRDIEVQVVASESEAFEALLALCGRWDADIYAGYEIEMSSWGYVIDRAKHLCFNISPLLSRVPTQKVRDFVDEDREQFTDLDVEMKLCGRILLDVWRLMRSEIALTSYTFENVMYHILHKRCPWHSAQTLSEWFSSPCTRWIVMEYYLERVRGTLALLDQLDLLGRTSEMAKLIGIQFYEVLSRGSQFRVESMMLRIAKPKNLVPLSPSVQARAHMRAPEYLALIMEPHSRFYADPLIVLDFQSLYPSMIIAYNYCFSTCLGRVEHLGASSPFEFGASQLRVSRQMLQKLLEHDLVTVSPCGVVFVKREVREGILPRMLTEILDTRQMVKQSMKLHKDSSALQRILHSRQLGLKLMANVTYGYTAANFSGRMPAVEVGDSVVSKGRETLERAIKLVEANEEWKVRVVYGDTDSMFVLVPGRNRAEAFRIGEEIAQAVTEMNPQPVKLKLEKVYQPCLLQTKKRYVGYMYETADQAEPVYEAKGIETVRRDGCPAVAKMLEKVLRLLFETQDVSRIKQYVCRQFTKLLSGKANLQDLIFAKEFRGLNGYKPTACVPALELTRKWMQKDPRHVPRRGERVPFIIVNGPPGMQLIRLVRSPHDILANEGHKINAIYYITKAIIPPLNRCLLLIGANVHDWFASLPRKLLMTPAVGTANELAGARVAKSTISQYFSTTSCVIDCGRQTKAGICPECLRDATKCVAMLSDKTARLERGYQLTRQICQACCGRLGSLQCDSLDCPVRYVLEGRRRELQQIEHVQKLLEIHF; encoded by the exons ATGGCAGCTGCAGCAGAGGGAATCGATGGCGTCTACTCCGTGCGCCTGGTGATCGCGGATTTCTACATGGAGAAGCCGCAGTTCGGCCTGGATCCCTGCTACTCGGAGCTGCGCGGCAAGGAGATCAAGCGG GTGCCAGTGATTCGAGTTTTTGGCGGCAACTCCAGGGGCCAGAAGACCTGTATGCATGTGCACGGCGTGTTCCCGTATTTCTACATTCCGTTCGACAGGCGCGACTTTGAATCCCTGGAGCGGGGCATCCTGCAGATAGCCATGCACCTGAACAAGGCCATCAACATATCCCTGGGCCAGGCCAGTTCGAATGCTCAGCATGTGTTCAAAATCCAGCTGGTCAAGGGCAT ACCGTTCTATGGCTACCATCGCGCAGAGCACCAGTTCCTCAAGATCTACATGTTCAATCCGCGCTTTGTGCGCCGCGCAGCCAATCTTCTCCAGAGCGGCGCCATCCTGAGCAAGAACTTCAGTCCGCACGAGTCGCATGTTCCCTACATCCTGCAGTTCATGATCGACTACAACTTGTACGGCATGAGCAACCTCCATGTGCCGCTGGAGGTGCTCAAGTTTCGGCGCAGCCACGAGGACGAGG TAATCCCCTATGCGAACGTGAAGCCCGCCCAGCTGCTGGACACCGTGAGCGTGAGAAAGGTGGCCTGCAGTGCCTTGGAGGTGGATGTCAGCTCCAACTTCATTCTGAATCGCTTCCAGCTGGTGGCCAAGAGCAAGGGCAGCCACACCAATCCGGGCATCGAGGCCATCTGGAATGATGAGAGCCTGCGTCGTCAGAAACTGGTCGAAAAACACACCGCTGCTGGTGACGAGGAGATGGTTCAAGCG GTTCCTGTTTTGAAGTTACCGCCTACACAAGAACGTCCCCAGATAGAGATTGCCGAGAGCGATGTCTTCTACCGCACCGCCCTCGAAAGCAAGTTAATGACTCTGGAGCAGTCCACACTGTCCGACCAAACGCTGTCGGATCAGACGGCACTGGCCAATGCCACCATGCAGACCACTCTGCCCGGTTCCAAAGAGCAGAGGCGCACTTTCAACCTTCAAAAACTGCTGGCCAATGCGGTCTATCCCGAGGAATGCTCACAGGATCAACAGCAACTGCTGGTTAATGCCTCCTTCATACAAAACCATGTGacctgcagcaacagcaacaatgtCAGTCTACCAGTCCCAAACGATGTGTCTGAATTCATGGACGAAACGATGGTGGATGAGGAGCTCATCCTCAGCCTAACACAGCCGCATGGAACAGTGCCCCACGATGCCACCT TGAGGGAGGAGGACCTGGAACTTTTGGATGCGTTGCAGCTGCTGGAGGAGCAGAACGAAAGCGAATCGCATGTGGATTTGGACAGCTCCTTGGCCCCCTTGTCGCAGAACCACAAAATGT ACGAACTGAGCCCGGAGCTGTTGGATAAAGAaacagcagctgctgctgctgcaggatCTCATGCGATCCCCGACGAGGATTGTGACTCCGATGAGGATGCGGAGCAGGGAACCCGACATGACTTTTCCACCGCCCTCGACGACATCAATGAACTACTACTAAAACTAACCCAAAGTCAGCCCGAGCCTGTGGAGTCCAAAAATCAAGATCCCTCAACGCAATTGCCGCAAATCGATGGCGCTGATGATGGCTTGCAGAgaacacccaaaaaaaagacCAGCTCCAAGTTGAATTCAAGTCCTCCAAAGACACCCACCACGCCGAGAGGTCAGGCAAGCCTGCTGAAGTCGCCCCGCACACCGAAAACCAGTGCGGCCAAGAAATATGCCCCACTGCCTCTGACAATTGGAAGCAGCTCGGCAAAAA AAAACAACGAGGAAACCACaggaaaagtttttaatcCCCGCCTCAGCTTGCAGCTTGATCAAGGACCACAAGTGAGAACGCCGAAATCACCTGG gcCGGAGCTGTCGCTTCGCAGGAAACTGGCCATGACGGAGCTGCGACGAAAAAGTGTCGAGGAATCAAACAGTTTCGTCCGTTTGAAGAACGA TTGTACACCACTTCGCAGTACCAGGCGATCGAAACGCAATCTGGACAAAACACACGTGACTTGCTCACTGACGCCGAGGGACAGAAATCCCAGTTTCTCCGACATGTTTGAAACAGCGGATGGCGAGCGAATACCAGAGGAAAGTATTCGTGACCAAACTGAGGATAGTCCTGGGATTAAGGAACGTAGGGAACCAAAagtcagtaaaaaaaaaccacgaAGCTCAGAAGGAAACTCTTTGGATGGAGAAAAACCAAGGCGAAGTCTGCGTCATCAGAAGAACTTGATTAATCCAGATGAGTATTTCacagaaatagaaaaaacaCAGCCCGGTGCAAACACCGCACGTCGAACtcaaatacataaaaaaccCAGACTTGGAAGTAACTTAGAGGATGTAAATGTTATATGCACGAAAAGTTTCGAACAAAATAATGGAACACATAAAATAAACCCGGTGGAGAAATCATTAGATAATTTGAATACAAGAGATGCAGTGAAAAGTCCCAAACAGAAGCATGAAATAGTTACTCAACAGTCAAAAGAAGTTGTTGAAAAAAACTCAGAtgaaattaacaatttaaaatcaattgagTGCTCCGTCTCTAAGTCGGAAACTTATGGGAACAGTCATGAAGAAGAGGTACAAAATGAACTATTTCAACAGAAACCAGATGCTCTCCACTCCGAAGATCCGGCCAATCCCATTGAGACACGCCAATTAGCTTCAAGCGATGATGAGGCCATTGAATCGGACACAGAGAGCGATACTAGAGTCACCAAGCTACGCAAAACACCCAATTTGAGGAGACTTCGCAGGAGCTTTCGTTCGGAGCTTCTAAGCCAGCAGGTGACTCCAAGTTCAGGCAGAGCACAGCCTGACTCTCACACAACTCCAGAGATAAGTCCCAAGAGCAATGAAAACCACACTCCAGAGCTAATGAGAAGTTTCTACGAGCACTCGCTGATTGTTAACAGTCCGTCGGTCTTTAGCGACATATTGGGTAGTCCCAGTCCCATGGTGTCGTCTATGTCTAACTCCTTTGTGATTTCTCCCTTGGAGCTGCCCCCGTCGTACGATGAAGTGGTTCGTGGTTGTGGCAAGTTGGACATACCGGAGTACGAGTTCCAGAAGCCTTTCTACAGCAAACCCGCCGACGTGAGCAAGGTGACGGAGGTGGGCTTCCTGGTGCTTCACATTCCGGGAAACAAGCTCAATGACTGCGAGCCCTTCCAAAGCGTCCTTGGCAACGACCGTGGGCTGGCCTCCTGGCGACGCCAGCAACTGATAGCTATCGGTGGCCCGGCCATGTTGCAGCGACATCGCGGGGAACAGAGGATGCGGGAGTACTTCGGCAGTGGGCAGAAAGTGGCAATCGAACCTGTTCAGCTAGCACCCACCCGGCAAGAGGCCAAGGTCTGGCTGAAGGCCAAGGAGCTGCTTCGCCAGCGAGAGGAACCAGCGATGCCAGCAGACGACATAGACAGTCCCATTAAAATCAAGCGCCAAAAGATCACCATGATGCTGCAGGCAGAGGCTGGCGACGCTGCTAGTGGCGACGAAGACGCTGGCGAGGACTTCAACTGCAGCCTGAGCCTTACACCCCTGTCCCAAGCTAAGGGTAAAGCCAAGGACACCCCAATAAGTGGCAAAGCCAAGGGAGTGTCGAGAAATCGCCTTCAACGAGGGACCAAGCTGAACTTCAAGGAATGCCAGGAGGAGGAGATCCCAGCCAGCTCGCAGTCCAGCGAGCAGAGCGTCTCCAGTAGTGCTGCCCAGGCGGCGCTGGAGCGGAGCTCCTTCCTGCGCCAGTTGGAGGGCAGTAGCCaggagctgctgcagcacGATCTCAGCTTCGGACTGAGTCACGCCACCCTGGACAACACGTTCGGGTTCAAGGTTAACCTGGAGAACCTGCAGCAGGCCAAGGCCGACATCGATTGCAACCACCTGACCATTTTCACACTGGAGGTCTTTGTGTCCACGCGCGGCGAACTGCAACCAGATCCCATGCACGACGAGATCCGCTGTTTGTTCTACGCCATCGAGCATAGTTTGCAGGACGAAGGTCTTCCGAGCAAGGCCTGTGGCTATATCATGGTCAACAGTGCCCAGGACTTGCTCAGTGAGGGGCGTATCCATGGCCTGGATCGGGACATTGAAGTGCAAGTGGTGGCCAGCGAATCAGAAGCGTTCGAGGCACTGCTGGCCTTGTGTGGACGCTGGGATGCGGATATATATGCCGGATACGAGATCGAGATGTCCTCGTGGGGCTATGTGATCGACCGGGCCAAGCATTTGTGCTTCAATATCTCACCTTTGCTGTCACGAGTGCCCACGCAGAAGGTGCGCGATTTTGTGGACGAGGATCGGGAGCAGTTCACCGACCTGGATGTGGAGATGAAACTCTGCGGCCGCATCCTGCTGGACGTGTGGCGTCTGATGCGTTCCGAGATCGCCTTGACGTCGTACACATTCGAGAACGTGATGTACCACATCCTACACAAGAGATGTCCCTGGCACTCTGCCCAGACGCTCAGCGAATGGTTTTCCTCGCCCTGCACTCGTTGGATAGTGATGGAATACTATTTGGAGCGGGTGCGGGGCACCTTGGCGCTGTTGGATCAGCTGGACCTACTGGGACGGACCAGCGAAATGGCCAAGCTCATCGGCATCCAGTTCTACGAGGTGTTGTCGCGCGGATCGCAGTTTCGTGTGGAGAGCATGATGCTCAG AATCGCTAAGCCAAAGAACCTGGTGCCACTCTCGCCCAGCGTCCAGGCTCGAGCTCATATGAGGGCTCCCGAGTATCTGGCTCTGATCATGGAACCCCATTCGCGCTTCTACGCTGATCCGCTCATCGTGCTTGACTTCCAGAGCTTATACCCCAGCATGATCATCGCCTACAACTACTGCTTCTCCACGTGCTTGGGTAGAGTGGAGCACCTGGGCGCTAGCTCGCCGTTCGAGTTTGGTGCTTCGCAGCTGCGGGTTTCCAGACAGATGCTTCAGAAGCTGCTGGAGCACGACCTGGTCACCGTCTCGCCCTGCGGCGTGGTGTTCGTGAAGCGCGAGGTGCGCGAGGGCATCCTGCCGCGCATGCTCACTGAGATTCTGGACACGCGCCAAATGGTCAAGCAGTCGATGAAGCTGCACAAGGACAGCTCTGCCCTGCAAAGGATTCTCCACTCCAGGCAGTTGGGCCTCAAGCTGATGGCCAATGTCACCTACGGCTACACGGCAGCCAACTTCAGTGGCCGGATGCCTGCGGTGGAAGTGGGTGACTCGGTGGTGTCCAAAGGGCGGGAGACTCTGGAGCGGGCCATCAAGCTGGTGGAGGCCAATGAGGAGTGGAAGGTGCGCGTCGTCTATGGCGACACCGACTCCATGTTCGTTCTCGTGCCCGGTCGAAACCGAGCGGAGGCCTTTCGCATTGGCGAGGAGATCGCCCAGGCCGTCACCGAGATGAATCCTCAGCCGGtgaagctgaagctggagAAAGTCTACCAACCGTGCCTGCTGCAGACCAAGAAGCGCTATGTGGGCTACATGTACGAGACGGCCGACCAGGCGGAGCCCGTCTACGAGGCCAAGGGCATTGAGACAGTGCGTCGCGACGGCTGTCCGGCGGTGGCCAAGATGCTGGAGAAGGTGCTGCGCCTTCTGTTCGAGACGCAGGACGTGAGCAGGATCAAGCAGTACGTGTGCCGGCAGTTCACCAAGCTGCTCTCCGGCAAGGCCAATCTGCAGGACCTGATCTTCGCCAAGGAGTTCCGCGGTCTCAACGGCTACAAGCCCACGGCCTGTGTGCCTGCACTGGAACTCACTCG AAAATGGATGCAGAAGGATCCGCGACATGTGCCGCGTCGCGGTGAGCGGGTGCCCTTTATAATAGTCAACGGACCGCCGGGCATGCAGCTCATTCGCCTGGTCCGCAGCCCCCACGACATTCTGGCCAACGAGGGCCACAAGATCAATGCCATCTACTACATCACCAAGGCGATTATCCCGCCGCTGAACCGCTGCCTGCTGCTGATCGGAGCCAATGTGCACGACTGGTTTGCCAGTCTGCCGCGCAAGTTGCTGATGACGCCAGCTGTGGGAACGGCCAACGAGTTGGCCGGTGCACGAGTGGCCAAGTCCACCATTTCGCAGTATTTCTCCACCACCAGCTGTGTCATCGATTGTGGCCGCCAAACCAAGGCGGGCATTTGTCCCGAGTGCCTTAGGGATGCCACCAAATGTGTGGCTATGCTCTCGGACAAGACCGCGCGTTTGGAGAGGGGCTACCAGCTCACCCGACAGATCTGCCAGGCCTGTTGCGGTCGACTGGGTAGCCTCCAGTGCGACTCCCTCGACTGTCCAGTTCGTTATGTTTTGGAAGGAAGACGAAGGGAGCTCCAGCAAATCGAACACGTTCAGAAGCTGCTGGAGATTCACTTCTAA